The sequence below is a genomic window from Actinomycetota bacterium.
CTCTATACATTGCACCGGTGTCAATATAGCTCAGGCCGATATCCTTTGCTATTTTTTTGGCTATTGTGCTTTTTCCGCTGCTGGCGGGCCCGTCAATCGTTATTATATTATGAATATTTTTTGAATTTGAATCTTTCAATTTTTTATTTCTTTCTGTATGGTAATAATTATTCCATATTGAGAACGCTGAATAATTTTCTTTTAAAACCCGGGAAAGAGACATCTATACAGTCGGTATCTTTTATCGATATTCTTTTTTTACCTTTCAGTGCCGCTATCGCAAGAGACATTGCTATTCTGTGATCACCGTATGATTCGATATCTGCCTGCAGCAAATCATATTCTTTGTTGCCGTAAATAATAAAGCCGTCCTTATTCTCTTTTATTTTTATACCGATTTTGGTGAATTCATTTACAATCGATTTTATTCTGTCGCTTTCCTTGACTCTTAACTCCGACGCTCCGCTTATTAATGTATTGCCTTTGGCAAAAGCACATGCCACGCTAAGTACGGGTATTTCATCGATAATATTGGCAATAAATTTTTTTTCAATTTCTACTGCCTTTAAGTCGCTGGAAGATACCTTGAGGTCTGCAACAGGTTCATTATTTATTTTTCTATAATTATTTACTTCTATGTTTCCGCCCATTTTTTTTAAAATCTCAAGCAGATATGTTCTTGTCGGATTTATCCCTACATTTTTGATAATAATTTCCGAATTTTCAAGAATAAGAGCAGCAATAATAAAAAAAGCAGCAGAAGAGAAATCGCCCGGAACATAAAGATTTTTCCCGGTCAGGCTTGATCTTTTTATTTTTACATTCTTCCCTTCACCATAATCTACTTCTGCTCCAAAATATTCAAGCATTCTTTCAGTATGATCTCTTGAAACAGACGGCTGCCTTATCTCAGTGATTCCGTCTGCAGACAGGCCTGCAAAAAGCAGGCATGATTTTACCTGCGCACTTGATATATCAAAGTTAAATGTTTTCCCCTTCAGGTGATCCCTGCCAAATATTACCAAAGGTGCTTTATTATCACCTGCCCTGCCAAAAATTTCCGCGCCCATGTCTCTCAGGGGTTTTATTATCCTGCCCATAGGTCTGTTATTTATTGAAGAATCCCCTGTCAGGACAGAAAGAAAACTGCATGTGCTTAAAAGACCGGCCAGAAGCCTTATTGAAGTTCCGGAATTCCCGACATACAAAACATCATCAGGTTCCTCAAACCCATCAATACCGCAACCCTGAATCAAAAGATGTGTTTTATCCATATTATATGTGACACCTATTTTTTCCATTATTGCAAGTGTTTTCAAGCAGTCCTGCGAAGGAAGGAAATTATCTATTCTGATTTTTTGTTTTGTAAGGGAAGATATCATAACAGCTCTGTGGGAAACGGATTTATCTCCGGGTACTTCCAGAATACCATTAATGCTGTACGGTCCTTTTATATCCATGACTGTTTTTTCTTTACTCATCTTCACCTATTATTTTTCTGATACTTACATGATGACCTAATTTTTCCAGAGCCTCCCTGGACACAACTCCGGCATTTTCTCCATGTACAAGTATTTTAAGTATTCCTCTGCCAAGTATTTCAGTTGAATGGAAAATTGAAATATCTTCAATGTTAACGCCTGCAGAACTTATAGCCAGCGTTATTTCGCTTAAAACACCCCTTACATCGGTCATTTCCACCCTTACCTCATAAAGCTTGGAGATGTCCTTATCAATGTATTTGGGAAGGTTTAAACGCGCTTCTCTGGCGCTGTCATAATGATATCTGATATATTCCTCATTATCATTTAACAGACTTTCCTTAAATTTATTAAGAAAAGAAATATAATCATTTATTGAATTTATAATCTCTTCTTTGTTCTCAAGGCTGATATCAACCCACATTTTCGGGTTGGATGCAGCAATTCTTGTCATATCCCTGAAACCTCCTGCACACAATTTAAAAAGGTTTTTAATATCTTTCTGCCTGCTGTCGACAAGAGCTACAAGATTTGTTGAAAGTATGTGAGGAAGATGACTTATCAGCGAAACTATTTTATCGTGTTCAATCGGAGATACTGTTATGACTTTTGCACCTATCTTTGTAAAAAGATTATGAAGGGATACCAGAGCTTCAGATTTGGTTGTATCGGTAGGTGTCAGTATGTAATATGCGTTTAAAAAAAGATCAGGTTTGGCACTGAGAACACCTTCGTTCTCTGAACCGGCCATTGGGTGCCCTCCGATAAATATTACTCCTTTCGGAAGTATTTTATTTATTTTTTCAACGATATTTAACTTTGCGCTTCCCACATCTGTTACTATCGTGTCCGGTTTCAGATGATCCTTTATTTCAAAAGCAATATCAGCAATCAGCCTTACAGGTGTTGCGATAATAACCAGATCTGCGTCAATGACTGCTTCCTTGTAGCTGCCGGCGGCTATGTCAATTATTTTTCTGTATAATGCTACGCTAACAGCTTCAGAATCTCTGTCAAAGCCCGTTACGATTATGTCTTTTTTTATATTTTTCAGGGATATAGCCAGGGAGCCTCCTATAAGCCCCAGACCTATTACGGAAATATTTCTTATATTTTTCATTTAAAACCTTTTAAATCATTTTTTATTTTTTAATTATAATAAAAAAAAGAAAAAAATATCCAAAATATATGCTGAATTTTTATTATACATTATTCCCCAACACTCTTTTTATGTCATCTTTGTCCAGCACACGGTATTCACCTTCCCTGAGACTATTTAAAGACAGTTCACCTATTTTTATTCTTTTAAGATCAATTACCTTGTAACCAAGGAAGTCAAAGAGTTTTCTCAGTATTCTTTTTCTCCCTTCATGTATGGTAATCCTTACAATATTATTTCCGGCATTTTCAGTACCTGCCTGAAACTCGGAAACAGCTATCTTTCGGCCTTCCAGCCCAACACCTTCCTTAATAGCTCTGATATCTTTTGTTTCAATCAGTCTGTCCAGAATTATTTCGTATGATTTGGTTACCATATATCTCGGATGAGTAATCTTCAGCGCAAAGTCACCGTCATTGGTGAGCAAAATAAGTCCCCTTGAGTCAAAATCCAGTCTTCCAACAGGAAACAGTCTTACATTGTCTTTAAAACCTTTGACAAGATCCATTACAGTATTTCTTTTAAAATCATCTTTTACAGTGCTCAGATATCCGGGGGGCTTGTTTAAAGCAAGATATATTTTCTCCGGAATTGTAATTTCCTTATTATTGAATTTTACTTTATCCCTGCGGGTATCAATTCTGGCGCTTAAATCTTTTACCGTAATCCCGTTTACACTTATTCTACCCTCAAGTATAAGTAATTCGCTTTTGCGTCTTGAAGCAATGCCTGCTCTGGATAGAAATTTGGATATTCTTATCAGCAATTTCTAATTTTCCTTTATATTTAATACAGGCAGTTCATCAATGCTTTTCAACCCGAGCATTTCCAGAAATTTTGAAGTTGTCCGGTATAATATGGGACTGCCCTGCACTTTCAGTCTGCCTGACTCTTTTACAAGTCCCTTATTTGCAAGGCTTATCACAATACTGTCTGTTTTAACTCCTCTTATTTCCGCAATCTGCTGTCTTGTTACAGGCTGTCTGTATGCAATTATCGCAAGTGTTTCAAGTGCAGCCTGAGTCATATGGACTTTCTGTGAAGTATTGACAAAATTTTTAAGCACATCTTTCAGGGAAGGATTACTGTACATCCTGTATCCGTTTCCTATTTTTCTGATTATAAAACCTCTATTGTTTTTTATATATTCATCTTCAAGAAGGTTTATAGTTTCCTGTATCTTCTTTTTTTCATAATTCAGTACTTTGGAAATTTCATGGACAGTGACAGGTTTTTCACATATGAACAAGATTCCTTCAATACAGGTTTTTATATCAGGCCTGCCTTCCATAAGTTCTTCATATAATGATGTCGGAAAATAATTTTCTTCTTTTTCGCTCATGTCGTTTTATTTAAAAATATAATTATGAAAATCAGGCTGCAATTTTCCTGATGATTATCTCTCCGAATATTTCAAACTGTTCAATATCAATATCTTCATTTTTATACAGCTCAAGTATGGATAAGAAAGAAATCACTATATCAATCAGATCGCTGTACTCATTGGTAAGTTCTTTGAAGGAAATATTGTCTTTGGACTGCAGAACGTTTTTTATCCTGCTTATTTCCTGAAATATGTTTTTTGTAATTTTTTTGTTATAAAATTCAGCAATATTGAATTTTTCAAGTTTTACTGAAAGTAATTTTGATGCAATAGCCTGCAGATCTTTTGCTTTCACTCTTTTAAACATCTCGTGAAAGAAATCCAGAAATTGTTCTTCTGTCGGGGCTTCCCTTAGAAAATAAACTTCTTCATTTTCAATTAATTCAGAAAAATACCCGCTTATTTCTCTGAAAGTTCTGTATTCTTCTTCCCTTTGCCTAAGAATATCCGGGCTATCATTTTTATCTTCCTGTAAAACAGTATCATTTTTTGAAGGGATGAGGGATTTTGACTTCAAATCAAGCATAATCGATATTATATAAATAAAACCAGAAAGTTCTTCAAGCGTATTATGTCTGTTTTTATTAATAAAGTTGATAAATTCCCTTATTATTTCACTGATTTTTATCTCATATATGAAATCTCTCTTCTTCAATACAAGATCAAGTAAAATATTTATAGGGCCGTTAAAGTAATTAAAATTGATTACAAAGTCACTATTCTGCCCTGTTTTGTAGTTCTCATCCAATTCCCAGTTTTTCCCTTACTATTTTTATCGTATCTGAAGCGACATTTTTTACATAATCTTTACTATCTGAAAGAACCTTTCTTACATATCCTATATCCGATTCAAGATTTTTTCTTTTTTCCTGAAAGCCTCTTAGTGAGTCATGAATAACCTGAGCTATCTCATCCTTACATTTTATGCAGCCAATTTTTCCATTTCTGCACCTGTCTTCAACTTCCTTTATTTCATCATCCATATAAATCTTATAGAATGAAAATACATTACAGATTTCCGGATGTCCGGGATCTGTTATCCGGATTCTGGACGGATCAGTTATCATCTGTCTTATTTTTGTTTTTATTGTCTTGCAGTCATCGGAAAGAAATATTGCATTTCCATAACTTTTGGACATTTTTCTGCCATCAGATCCCACAACTCTTGTTGACTTTGACAACAGCTCTTTTGGTTCTTTAAAATAATCTCCGTACAGACTGTTAAATCTTCTTACAATTTCTCTTGTCAGCTCAAGATGAGGAAGCTGATCTTCTCCTACAGGGACAATATCAGCATTTATTATCAGTATGTCAGCTGCCATTAAGACAGGGTAACTCAAAAAACCAAGAGTGGAGATATCTTTTGTTTTCAATTCCCTGACCTGTTCTTTGTATGTGGGACACCTTTCCAGCCATGACAGAGGAGTTATCATTGAAAGATAAAGAGTAAGTTCCGGAATTTCAGCAATATCCGACTGTCTGTAAAGATGAGTGACTTTCGGATCAATACCAAGTGCAAGCAGGTCAATAGCGCATTCGATAAGATTATTCTTTATATTTAAAGGATTCTGATACTCTGTAGACAAAGCATGCCAGTCAACAAGAAAAAAATAATTATCATAATCATGCTGATACCTAATCATGTTTACGATATTGCCATGCAGATGACCAAGGTGAAGCTTGCCTGTAGGTCTGAATCCTGTAAGCATTATTTGTTTTTCAACCATCCGATCCACTCCCGAGTTTTGTATAAATTTATAATCAAATATTTCAGTTTATCAAGAATCTCCACCAGAAGCCGAGATTTAAAAATAAAAAATTAATTACAGGATTTAAAAAAGTCCATAAAAATCTTCCGAAAAACATAAGTATGGCAAATATCATAAAAAAACCCATTCTGCCTATACTCAGATATCTATACATGGCTCTTTCGGGAAGAAAAGACGCAACAATCTTCGAACCGTCAAGAGGCGGAATCGGCAGAAAATTAAAAATTGCCAGAAAAATACTTATCCTTATTGCATATACAAGCATTGCGCTTATTACTCCAAAAAAACTGAAACCGCTTTGCCCGATAAAAGAGAAGTCAAGACCCCGGGCAAGAATAATCCCGGCAGGTATTTTAGAAATTAAAGAATATATAAAAATTATTAATCCATAAACAGAACCTATTAAAAAAGCAATA
It includes:
- a CDS encoding site-2 protease family protein, which encodes MFENIFLEFKSFILQLLIAVPGIYLAVIPHEVMHGYIALKNGDYTAKNMGRLTMNPLKHIDIIGSLVLPILLILLRSNIIFAYAKPVPINPTYFRNFRKGLRNTAVAGPGTNLVIAFLIGSVYGLIIFIYSLISKIPAGIILARGLDFSFIGQSGFSFFGVISAMLVYAIRISIFLAIFNFLPIPPLDGSKIVASFLPERAMYRYLSIGRMGFFMIFAILMFFGRFLWTFLNPVINFLFLNLGFWWRFLIN
- a CDS encoding rRNA pseudouridine synthase, whose product is MLIRISKFLSRAGIASRRKSELLILEGRISVNGITVKDLSARIDTRRDKVKFNNKEITIPEKIYLALNKPPGYLSTVKDDFKRNTVMDLVKGFKDNVRLFPVGRLDFDSRGLILLTNDGDFALKITHPRYMVTKSYEIILDRLIETKDIRAIKEGVGLEGRKIAVSEFQAGTENAGNNIVRITIHEGRKRILRKLFDFLGYKVIDLKRIKIGELSLNSLREGEYRVLDKDDIKRVLGNNV
- the aroA gene encoding 3-phosphoshikimate 1-carboxyvinyltransferase; translation: MDIKGPYSINGILEVPGDKSVSHRAVMISSLTKQKIRIDNFLPSQDCLKTLAIMEKIGVTYNMDKTHLLIQGCGIDGFEEPDDVLYVGNSGTSIRLLAGLLSTCSFLSVLTGDSSINNRPMGRIIKPLRDMGAEIFGRAGDNKAPLVIFGRDHLKGKTFNFDISSAQVKSCLLFAGLSADGITEIRQPSVSRDHTERMLEYFGAEVDYGEGKNVKIKRSSLTGKNLYVPGDFSSAAFFIIAALILENSEIIIKNVGINPTRTYLLEILKKMGGNIEVNNYRKINNEPVADLKVSSSDLKAVEIEKKFIANIIDEIPVLSVACAFAKGNTLISGASELRVKESDRIKSIVNEFTKIGIKIKENKDGFIIYGNKEYDLLQADIESYGDHRIAMSLAIAALKGKKRISIKDTDCIDVSFPGFKRKLFSVLNME
- a CDS encoding segregation/condensation protein A, which encodes MDENYKTGQNSDFVINFNYFNGPINILLDLVLKKRDFIYEIKISEIIREFINFINKNRHNTLEELSGFIYIISIMLDLKSKSLIPSKNDTVLQEDKNDSPDILRQREEEYRTFREISGYFSELIENEEVYFLREAPTEEQFLDFFHEMFKRVKAKDLQAIASKLLSVKLEKFNIAEFYNKKITKNIFQEISRIKNVLQSKDNISFKELTNEYSDLIDIVISFLSILELYKNEDIDIEQFEIFGEIIIRKIAA
- the scpB gene encoding SMC-Scp complex subunit ScpB translates to MSEKEENYFPTSLYEELMEGRPDIKTCIEGILFICEKPVTVHEISKVLNYEKKKIQETINLLEDEYIKNNRGFIIRKIGNGYRMYSNPSLKDVLKNFVNTSQKVHMTQAALETLAIIAYRQPVTRQQIAEIRGVKTDSIVISLANKGLVKESGRLKVQGSPILYRTTSKFLEMLGLKSIDELPVLNIKEN
- a CDS encoding prephenate dehydrogenase, coding for MKNIRNISVIGLGLIGGSLAISLKNIKKDIIVTGFDRDSEAVSVALYRKIIDIAAGSYKEAVIDADLVIIATPVRLIADIAFEIKDHLKPDTIVTDVGSAKLNIVEKINKILPKGVIFIGGHPMAGSENEGVLSAKPDLFLNAYYILTPTDTTKSEALVSLHNLFTKIGAKVITVSPIEHDKIVSLISHLPHILSTNLVALVDSRQKDIKNLFKLCAGGFRDMTRIAASNPKMWVDISLENKEEIINSINDYISFLNKFKESLLNDNEEYIRYHYDSAREARLNLPKYIDKDISKLYEVRVEMTDVRGVLSEITLAISSAGVNIEDISIFHSTEILGRGILKILVHGENAGVVSREALEKLGHHVSIRKIIGEDE
- the trpS gene encoding tryptophan--tRNA ligase, with the protein product MVEKQIMLTGFRPTGKLHLGHLHGNIVNMIRYQHDYDNYFFLVDWHALSTEYQNPLNIKNNLIECAIDLLALGIDPKVTHLYRQSDIAEIPELTLYLSMITPLSWLERCPTYKEQVRELKTKDISTLGFLSYPVLMAADILIINADIVPVGEDQLPHLELTREIVRRFNSLYGDYFKEPKELLSKSTRVVGSDGRKMSKSYGNAIFLSDDCKTIKTKIRQMITDPSRIRITDPGHPEICNVFSFYKIYMDDEIKEVEDRCRNGKIGCIKCKDEIAQVIHDSLRGFQEKRKNLESDIGYVRKVLSDSKDYVKNVASDTIKIVREKLGIG